In one Aromatoleum aromaticum EbN1 genomic region, the following are encoded:
- a CDS encoding ATP-binding protein has translation MSRLSFSSTLLASFLLIAAILGTAALGGLLTLEDLAARSREGAKHALGFSSALQELGERTVDLERSARQFLVLGDPVLLERFEQARDDSMTALVWIAGLGSTKSQRLVNQWSDAAERVAAALNTRAGADVALQALGELPVLNEQLAAELRLQLEAESKRLLDELDGNREQLAWHLLVAVTAAFLLAALTGWWVLRPLTRVEGAIEALGESRFDEPVIIGGPADLRRVGRRLDWLRVRLADLEANRTRVLRHVSHELKTPLASLREGIALLKDGVVGELTAGQHEVVGILEHNTRALQLRIEGLLGYNAAVFDARSLKRRKVALRPLVEAVVAEQQLQIQSRNLHVDIDVNGNIPPLSADPDKLRIALANLVANAISFSPHGGKVRLKIARQLRDVTIDCIDEGPGVPENESERIFEPFYQGSRQPAAPRHGSGLGLSIVREFIDAHGGKIELLPTSTGAHFRIALPNES, from the coding sequence ATGTCCCGCCTGTCCTTCAGTTCCACGCTGCTTGCGAGCTTTCTGCTCATCGCCGCGATCCTCGGCACCGCTGCGCTCGGCGGACTGCTGACCCTGGAAGACTTAGCGGCGCGCAGTCGGGAAGGTGCAAAGCACGCGCTCGGTTTTTCCAGCGCGCTCCAGGAACTGGGCGAACGCACGGTGGATCTGGAACGCAGCGCCCGCCAGTTTCTGGTTCTCGGCGATCCCGTCCTGCTCGAGCGGTTCGAGCAGGCGCGCGACGATTCGATGACGGCGCTGGTATGGATTGCCGGTCTTGGAAGCACGAAATCGCAAAGACTCGTCAACCAGTGGAGCGACGCCGCTGAGCGGGTGGCCGCAGCATTGAACACTCGCGCAGGAGCCGACGTCGCGCTCCAGGCACTCGGGGAGTTGCCGGTCCTCAATGAGCAGCTCGCCGCGGAACTCCGGCTGCAGCTGGAGGCGGAGTCGAAACGGCTGCTCGACGAACTCGACGGCAATCGGGAACAGCTGGCGTGGCATCTGTTGGTCGCAGTGACAGCGGCCTTCCTGCTCGCGGCGCTCACCGGATGGTGGGTGCTGCGTCCGCTGACCAGGGTCGAAGGCGCGATCGAAGCCCTCGGCGAGAGCCGCTTCGACGAACCGGTCATCATTGGCGGGCCGGCCGACTTGCGCCGGGTCGGGCGACGACTGGACTGGCTGCGGGTACGCCTCGCCGACCTGGAAGCAAACCGCACGCGAGTCTTGCGCCATGTCTCGCACGAACTGAAAACTCCGCTCGCATCCTTGCGCGAAGGCATCGCGCTGCTCAAGGACGGCGTCGTTGGCGAGCTCACGGCCGGGCAGCACGAAGTGGTGGGCATTCTCGAACACAATACCCGCGCGCTGCAGTTGCGCATCGAAGGATTGCTGGGCTACAACGCGGCGGTGTTCGACGCCCGCAGCCTCAAGCGGCGGAAAGTGGCATTGCGACCGCTGGTCGAGGCAGTGGTCGCGGAACAGCAATTGCAGATACAAAGCCGGAATCTTCACGTCGACATCGACGTGAACGGCAATATCCCGCCGTTGAGCGCCGACCCCGACAAGCTTCGCATCGCGCTCGCGAACCTGGTCGCGAACGCGATCTCATTCAGTCCGCACGGAGGCAAGGTCCGGCTGAAAATCGCCCGCCAGCTGCGCGACGTGACGATCGACTGCATCGATGAGGGCCCCGGCGTGCCTGAAAACGAATCCGAGCGCATCTTCGAACCTTTTTATCAAGGCAGCCGGCAGCCGGCCGCGCCGCGTCATGGCAGTGGCCTGGGGCTTTCGATCGTGCGCGAATTCATCGACGCGCACGGCGGGAAAATCGAGCTGCTGCCGACTTCCACGGGCGCCCATTTCAGGATCGCGCTTCCCAATGAAAGCTGA
- a CDS encoding sigma 54-interacting transcriptional regulator: MKATHSPAPTAGAHLLLVDDDTDLLKLLSLRLHASGYRVSTAETAEAALGRIAVERFSLVVSDVRLPDRDGLALFEEIRRTCPVLPVILLTAHGSIPDAVEATSRGVFGYLTKPFDSQALLEKISQALQVGGPIHVGNDADDGDWRDEIISHSNRMATVLDEARLVAASDASILIRGDSGTGKELLARAIHRISSRANAPFVAINCGAIPEQLLESELFGHVKGAFTGAATANTGLFLTAHRGTVFLDEIGDMPLALQVKLLRVLQERAVRPVGASRAEPIDVRIISATHRDLELALAEGQFREDLFYRLNVVSLTLPTLDQRREDIPLLANHFLEVIGRKYHKRLRGFAPEAMEALATAAWPGNIRQLQNVVEQACALATTSLIPLALVERALRVPSIEALSYAEAKQRFERNYLIQLLKLTDGNVSDAARLADRNRTEFYRLLQRHALTPSLFRDGSVVARERQQ; the protein is encoded by the coding sequence ATGAAAGCCACTCACAGTCCCGCCCCCACTGCCGGCGCCCACCTGCTGCTCGTCGATGACGACACCGACCTGCTCAAGCTGCTGTCGCTGCGCCTGCACGCGAGCGGTTATCGCGTCAGCACCGCCGAGACGGCGGAGGCTGCGCTCGGACGCATCGCAGTCGAACGCTTCAGCCTGGTCGTCAGCGACGTGCGCCTCCCGGACCGCGACGGACTCGCGCTGTTCGAGGAAATCCGGCGTACCTGCCCTGTGCTGCCGGTGATCCTGCTCACCGCGCACGGCAGCATTCCCGACGCCGTCGAGGCGACTTCCCGCGGCGTCTTCGGCTATCTGACAAAACCTTTCGACAGTCAGGCGCTGCTTGAAAAGATCTCCCAGGCGTTGCAGGTAGGCGGCCCGATACACGTCGGGAACGACGCCGACGACGGGGACTGGCGTGATGAAATCATCAGCCACAGCAACCGCATGGCGACCGTCCTCGACGAAGCCCGTCTCGTCGCCGCGTCGGACGCGAGCATTCTCATCCGCGGCGACAGCGGCACCGGCAAGGAATTGCTCGCGCGCGCAATCCACCGCATCAGCAGCCGCGCGAACGCGCCGTTCGTCGCGATCAACTGTGGCGCAATTCCGGAACAGTTGCTCGAATCGGAACTCTTCGGCCACGTGAAAGGCGCTTTCACCGGCGCGGCGACGGCCAACACCGGGCTTTTCCTTACCGCCCATCGCGGCACGGTGTTTCTCGACGAGATCGGCGACATGCCGCTCGCGCTGCAGGTGAAGCTGCTGCGCGTGCTGCAGGAGCGCGCCGTGCGCCCCGTCGGGGCGAGTCGCGCCGAGCCGATCGACGTGCGGATCATCTCCGCGACGCACCGCGACCTGGAACTCGCGCTTGCCGAGGGGCAGTTCCGCGAGGATCTGTTCTACCGCCTCAACGTCGTCAGCCTGACCTTGCCGACGCTCGACCAGCGCCGCGAAGACATCCCGCTGCTCGCCAACCATTTCCTCGAGGTTATCGGGCGCAAATACCACAAACGGCTGCGCGGTTTCGCCCCCGAAGCGATGGAAGCACTCGCGACGGCGGCTTGGCCGGGGAATATCCGCCAGCTGCAGAACGTCGTCGAACAGGCCTGCGCGCTCGCGACGACGTCACTGATCCCGCTCGCGTTGGTCGAACGGGCGCTGCGGGTGCCGAGCATCGAAGCCCTGAGTTACGCCGAAGCAAAGCAACGCTTCGAACGCAACTACCTCATCCAGCTGCTCAAACTCACCGACGGCAATGTTTCGGACGCAGCGCGCCTCGCGGACCGCAACCGTACGGAGTTCTATCGCCTGCTGCAACGGCATGCGCTGACTCCCAGTCTGTTCCGCGACGGTTCGGTTGTCGCTCGCGAACGACAGCAATAA
- a CDS encoding bactofilin family protein yields the protein MFSKSPVFPKAADPQAARGPRIGPGNFAGAQPAGPVNSSNTSAEASPVGRDVGTSSMGGGAAASTSLPRANEAAEDAGYASGSRLIVGPEVKLKGAEILDCDTLIVEGRVEATMDSRVIRIAESGSFAGTVGIDIAEIRGRFDGELTARTQLVIHATGRVSGKIRYGKILIEEGGELSGDVQSLASAKEAGRAVPREEPMPKVAVVGAS from the coding sequence ATGTTCAGCAAATCCCCAGTGTTCCCGAAAGCTGCCGATCCACAGGCCGCGCGTGGACCGCGTATCGGGCCGGGCAATTTCGCAGGTGCCCAACCGGCGGGGCCGGTCAACAGTTCCAACACTTCTGCCGAGGCATCCCCGGTGGGGCGCGATGTCGGAACGAGCAGCATGGGAGGAGGGGCAGCCGCTTCGACCTCCCTTCCTCGCGCCAACGAGGCCGCCGAGGATGCGGGCTATGCTTCGGGCAGCCGCCTCATCGTCGGGCCCGAAGTCAAGCTCAAAGGCGCGGAAATCCTGGATTGCGATACGCTGATCGTCGAAGGCCGCGTCGAAGCGACGATGGACAGCCGCGTCATTCGCATCGCCGAAAGCGGCTCGTTCGCAGGGACGGTCGGCATCGACATTGCTGAAATCCGCGGCCGGTTCGATGGCGAACTTACTGCGCGCACCCAACTCGTGATCCACGCAACGGGTCGTGTCAGCGGCAAGATCCGCTACGGCAAGATCCTGATCGAGGAAGGCGGCGAGCTGTCCGGTGACGTTCAGTCGCTGGCTTCGGCGAAGGAGGCGGGGAGAGCCGTGCCGCGCGAGGAGCCGATGCCGAAAGTCGCAGTGGTGGGCGCCAGCTGA
- a CDS encoding carbon-nitrogen hydrolase family protein produces the protein MNVSVSPDPSPEACRIAAIQTVSGADVAENLRVAAALVAEAAADGAQLVALPEYFPLITPDETAKVAIRETEGHGPLQDFLREVATRHRVWLVGGTIPLVADADGKVRNSMLVYDPDGVQVARYDKIHLFGFRKGSEQYDEAATIEAGREVVTFDGPCGRVGLSVCYDLRFPELFRAMGKVDLIVLPAAFTWTTGRDHWEVLLRARAIENQCYVMAPAQGGRHPGGRVTWGHSLIVDPWGEVLACRDEGPGVVAADLDPDRIAAVRESLPALRHRCLAT, from the coding sequence ATGAACGTGAGCGTGTCCCCAGACCCTTCGCCCGAAGCGTGCCGGATCGCGGCAATCCAGACCGTGTCCGGCGCGGACGTCGCGGAGAACCTGCGCGTCGCCGCGGCGCTGGTTGCCGAAGCGGCAGCCGACGGCGCGCAGCTCGTCGCGCTGCCGGAGTATTTCCCGCTGATCACGCCGGACGAGACGGCGAAGGTCGCGATCCGCGAGACCGAAGGCCACGGCCCGCTGCAGGACTTCCTGCGCGAGGTGGCCACGCGTCATCGCGTGTGGCTCGTCGGCGGCACGATTCCGCTCGTCGCCGACGCCGACGGCAAGGTCCGCAACAGCATGCTGGTGTATGACCCCGACGGAGTCCAGGTCGCCCGCTACGACAAGATCCATCTGTTCGGCTTTCGCAAGGGCAGCGAACAGTACGACGAGGCCGCGACGATCGAGGCCGGGCGCGAGGTCGTCACGTTCGACGGCCCGTGCGGTCGCGTCGGGTTGTCGGTGTGCTACGACCTGCGTTTTCCCGAACTCTTCCGCGCGATGGGCAAGGTCGATCTGATCGTGCTGCCGGCAGCCTTCACGTGGACGACCGGCCGCGACCATTGGGAAGTGCTGCTGCGTGCGCGCGCGATCGAGAACCAGTGCTACGTGATGGCTCCTGCGCAAGGCGGGCGCCACCCGGGTGGGCGCGTGACCTGGGGACACAGCCTGATCGTCGACCCGTGGGGCGAGGTGCTCGCATGCCGGGACGAAGGGCCCGGCGTCGTCGCCGCGGACCTCGACCCGGACCGTATCGCGGCGGTGCGCGAGAGCCTGCCGGCGCTGCGGCACCGCTGCCTCGCAACCTGA
- a CDS encoding proline--tRNA ligase has product MRASQYFISTLKEAPSDAEVVSQKLMLRAGFIRKVAAGIYSYLPIGLRVIRKVEDIVRDEMNRAGALELTMPLVQPAELWDETGRWEQMGAEMLRFKDRHQRDFALQPTSEEVVTDIARQELKSYRQLPKNFYQIQTKFRDERRPRFGVMRGREFTMKDAYSFDRDVAAAGRSYDAMYAAYCRIFDRLGLTYRAVAADTGAIGGDRSHEFQVIADTGEDAIVYCPGSDYAANIELAEALPLLATRAAPAQALEKTPTPGRTTCEEVAKLLGVPLETTVKSLVLATDDVDDTNKPAGVTVWLLLVRGDHELNEVKAGKIPGLKAGFRFATETEIAERFGCQPGYLGPVGVNKAVKIVADRTVANMADFICGANEADFHLTGTNWGRDLPEPDLVADLRNIIEGDPSPDGRGRLAIQRGIEVGHVFYLGTKYSQSMNATFLDENGKPKHFEMGCYGIGVTRILGAAIEQNHDARGIIWPDAIAPFRVVVCPVGWGKSDAVRTEATKLYETLCAGGIDVILDDRDERPGVMFADWELIGVPHRVVIGDRGLKDGMAEYQGRRDAEAAKIPLAELAAFVGSKLRPTA; this is encoded by the coding sequence ATGCGCGCCAGCCAGTATTTCATCTCCACCCTCAAGGAAGCCCCTTCGGACGCCGAGGTCGTCAGCCAGAAACTGATGCTGCGTGCGGGCTTTATCCGCAAGGTCGCAGCCGGAATCTACAGTTACCTTCCCATCGGCCTGCGCGTGATCCGCAAGGTCGAGGACATCGTGCGGGACGAAATGAACCGCGCCGGCGCCCTCGAACTGACGATGCCGCTCGTTCAGCCGGCCGAACTCTGGGACGAAACCGGCCGCTGGGAACAGATGGGCGCCGAGATGCTGCGCTTCAAGGATAGGCACCAGCGCGACTTCGCGCTGCAACCCACATCCGAGGAAGTGGTCACCGATATCGCTCGTCAGGAATTGAAGAGCTATCGTCAGCTGCCGAAGAATTTCTACCAGATCCAGACGAAGTTCCGCGACGAGCGCCGACCACGATTCGGCGTGATGCGTGGCCGCGAGTTCACGATGAAAGACGCCTATTCGTTCGACCGCGACGTGGCCGCCGCAGGCCGCAGCTACGACGCGATGTACGCTGCCTACTGCCGCATTTTCGACCGGCTCGGTCTGACGTACCGGGCTGTCGCCGCCGATACCGGAGCGATCGGCGGGGACCGCTCGCACGAATTCCAGGTCATCGCCGACACTGGCGAGGATGCAATCGTCTATTGCCCCGGTTCCGATTACGCGGCCAACATCGAACTTGCCGAAGCGCTGCCGTTGCTGGCGACGCGCGCCGCGCCGGCCCAGGCGCTCGAAAAGACCCCCACTCCGGGCAGGACGACCTGCGAAGAGGTCGCGAAGCTTCTCGGCGTGCCGCTCGAGACGACGGTGAAATCACTTGTCCTCGCGACCGATGACGTCGATGACACGAACAAGCCGGCCGGCGTCACAGTGTGGCTGCTGCTCGTGCGCGGCGACCACGAACTGAACGAGGTCAAGGCGGGCAAGATCCCCGGCCTGAAGGCGGGGTTCCGCTTCGCGACGGAAACCGAGATCGCCGAGCGCTTCGGCTGCCAGCCCGGCTACCTCGGACCCGTGGGCGTGAACAAGGCCGTCAAGATTGTCGCCGACCGCACTGTCGCGAACATGGCCGACTTCATCTGCGGCGCCAACGAGGCGGACTTCCACTTGACCGGCACGAACTGGGGCCGCGACCTGCCGGAACCCGACCTCGTCGCCGACCTGCGCAACATCATCGAAGGCGACCCGAGCCCGGACGGCAGGGGACGGCTCGCGATCCAGCGCGGCATCGAGGTCGGCCACGTTTTCTACCTCGGCACCAAATACTCGCAGTCGATGAACGCGACCTTCCTCGACGAAAACGGCAAGCCGAAGCATTTCGAAATGGGCTGCTACGGCATCGGCGTCACGCGCATCCTCGGTGCGGCGATCGAGCAGAACCACGACGCCCGCGGCATCATCTGGCCGGATGCGATCGCGCCGTTCCGCGTCGTCGTCTGTCCGGTCGGCTGGGGCAAGTCCGACGCGGTGCGCACCGAAGCGACGAAGCTATATGAGACGCTGTGCGCCGGGGGCATCGACGTGATCCTCGACGACCGCGACGAGCGTCCCGGCGTGATGTTCGCCGACTGGGAACTGATCGGTGTTCCGCATCGCGTCGTCATCGGCGATCGCGGACTGAAGGACGGGATGGCCGAATATCAGGGGCGGCGCGACGCCGAGGCGGCGAAGATTCCGCTTGCCGAACTCGCAGCTTTCGTCGGCTCGAAGCTCCGGCCGACTGCGTGA
- a CDS encoding transglycosylase SLT domain-containing protein — protein MRAACSLVLSVVLLTGLAGAPQQALAGRQQYEPMAASVRSTLHAAVSDAGAPELLIANEGERVRWLQDMSRRLEKRIPDRHYREELLTAVHYEATRAGLDPQLVLGLIQVESGFRKYAVSSAGARGFMQVMPFWIKTIGLPQDNLFHLRTNLRYGCTILRHYLDIEKGDLYRALGRYNGSLGKPEYPTLVRAAWEKHWSYQSLRLASDDRGSRAN, from the coding sequence ATGAGGGCCGCGTGCAGCCTCGTGCTGAGCGTCGTTCTGCTCACGGGTCTCGCCGGCGCTCCGCAGCAGGCGCTCGCCGGCCGCCAGCAGTACGAACCGATGGCGGCGAGCGTGCGCTCGACGCTGCACGCGGCCGTGAGCGACGCCGGTGCTCCGGAACTCCTGATTGCGAACGAGGGCGAGCGGGTCCGCTGGCTGCAGGACATGTCCCGCCGTCTCGAAAAACGCATCCCGGACCGCCATTACCGGGAAGAATTGCTGACTGCAGTGCACTACGAAGCGACGCGGGCGGGACTCGATCCGCAACTCGTGCTCGGCCTGATCCAGGTCGAGAGCGGCTTCCGGAAATACGCAGTCTCGAGTGCCGGAGCGCGCGGCTTCATGCAGGTGATGCCGTTCTGGATCAAGACAATCGGCCTGCCGCAAGACAACCTCTTCCACCTGCGTACGAACCTGCGCTACGGCTGCACGATCCTGCGCCATTACCTCGACATCGAAAAAGGCGATCTGTACCGGGCGCTGGGGCGATACAACGGCAGCCTCGGCAAACCCGAGTACCCGACCCTGGTGCGGGCAGCGTGGGAGAAGCACTGGAGCTACCAGTCGCTGCGACTCGCGTCCGATGACCGCGGGAGTCGCGCGAACTGA
- the tldD gene encoding metalloprotease TldD: MSPTQNSLKVADRYLLNPYDLGHPELEKVFSKLLSHQLDYADLYFQYHRSEGWSLEEGIVKSGSFNIEQGVGVRAICGEKTAFAYSDDISLPALTAAAEATRAIADAGGQHSVAVRPHAGLPRLYRGDDPLASLDDTAKVKLLERLERFARDEDPRVTQVMAHISGSWEVVMVMRSDGHMAADVRPLVRVSVTVIMEDNGDREQGSGGGGGRFDYGYFDDDRLREYALAAVHQARTNLGAGPAPAGTMSVVLGPGWPGILLHEAIGHGLEGDFNRKGSSAFSGRMGQQVAAKGVTVVDDGTLPDRRGSLTIDDEGNPTECTVLIEDGILTGYMQDTMNARLMGVKPTGNGRRESFAHLPLPRMTNTYMLNGDKSHEEIIKSVKKGLYAANFGGGQVDITSGKFVFSTAEAYLIENGKVTRPVKGATLIGNGPDALTRVSMIGNDMALDPGVGTCGKDGQSVPVGVGQPTLRIDGLTVGGTG, translated from the coding sequence ATGAGCCCCACACAAAACTCGCTTAAGGTGGCCGACCGCTACCTGCTGAACCCCTACGATCTGGGCCATCCGGAACTCGAGAAAGTGTTCAGCAAGCTGTTGAGCCACCAGCTCGACTACGCCGACCTGTATTTCCAGTATCACCGTTCCGAAGGCTGGAGCCTCGAGGAAGGCATCGTCAAGTCCGGCAGCTTCAATATCGAGCAGGGCGTCGGGGTGCGTGCGATCTGCGGCGAGAAGACCGCTTTCGCCTACTCCGATGACATTTCCCTGCCGGCGCTGACGGCGGCGGCCGAAGCCACGCGGGCGATTGCCGACGCGGGCGGCCAGCACAGCGTCGCGGTCCGGCCGCATGCCGGCCTGCCGCGCCTGTACCGCGGCGACGATCCGCTCGCGTCGCTCGATGACACCGCGAAGGTGAAGCTGCTCGAACGGCTCGAACGCTTCGCGCGCGACGAGGATCCGCGCGTCACGCAGGTGATGGCGCACATCTCCGGCTCGTGGGAAGTCGTCATGGTGATGCGCAGCGACGGCCACATGGCGGCCGACGTGCGTCCGCTGGTGCGGGTTTCGGTCACCGTGATCATGGAAGACAACGGCGACCGGGAGCAAGGCAGCGGCGGCGGCGGCGGACGCTTCGACTACGGTTATTTCGACGACGACCGGCTGCGCGAATATGCGCTCGCCGCGGTGCATCAGGCGCGCACGAATCTCGGTGCCGGGCCGGCGCCGGCCGGTACGATGAGCGTCGTGCTGGGACCGGGCTGGCCCGGCATCCTGCTGCACGAGGCGATCGGCCACGGCCTGGAAGGCGACTTCAACCGCAAGGGCAGCTCCGCGTTCTCCGGGCGCATGGGGCAGCAGGTGGCGGCGAAAGGCGTCACGGTCGTCGACGACGGCACGCTGCCGGATCGCCGCGGCTCGCTGACGATCGACGACGAGGGCAATCCGACCGAATGCACGGTGCTGATCGAGGACGGCATCCTCACCGGCTACATGCAGGACACGATGAACGCGCGCCTCATGGGCGTGAAGCCGACCGGCAACGGCCGCCGCGAGTCGTTCGCGCACCTGCCGCTGCCGCGCATGACGAACACCTACATGCTGAACGGCGACAAGTCGCATGAGGAGATCATCAAGTCGGTGAAAAAAGGCCTGTACGCCGCCAATTTCGGTGGCGGACAGGTCGACATCACGTCGGGCAAGTTCGTCTTCTCGACCGCCGAGGCCTACCTGATCGAGAACGGCAAGGTCACACGCCCGGTCAAGGGCGCGACGCTGATCGGCAACGGCCCGGACGCGCTGACGCGCGTATCGATGATCGGTAACGACATGGCACTGGATCCGGGCGTCGGCACGTGCGGGAAGGATGGCCAGAGCGTGCCGGTCGGGGTCGGCCAGCCGACGCTGCGCATCGACGGCTTGACCGTCGGCGGGACCGGCTGA
- a CDS encoding BON domain-containing protein, whose protein sequence is MIRRKTIASVLTTTAIAFCIAHTPAQAADMASAAAPPDERDRGLQRDVKNALVADPALQQTHIAVSAEGGQVTLAGVVTTAAQRDRAQRNAMAVRGVRQVENAIEVTEP, encoded by the coding sequence ATGATCAGACGGAAGACTATTGCCTCCGTGCTCACCACCACTGCAATCGCTTTCTGCATTGCCCACACTCCCGCCCAGGCAGCGGACATGGCTTCCGCAGCCGCCCCGCCCGACGAGCGCGACCGTGGGCTGCAGCGCGACGTCAAGAATGCGCTCGTCGCCGATCCGGCGCTGCAGCAGACCCATATTGCGGTCTCCGCAGAAGGGGGGCAGGTGACGCTTGCCGGCGTCGTCACCACCGCAGCGCAGCGGGACCGCGCACAGCGCAATGCGATGGCGGTCCGCGGCGTGCGCCAGGTGGAGAACGCGATCGAGGTCACCGAACCCTGA